From a region of the Coffea arabica cultivar ET-39 chromosome 3e, Coffea Arabica ET-39 HiFi, whole genome shotgun sequence genome:
- the LOC140038322 gene encoding polygalacturonase-like isoform X1, protein MRFLAIPFLFLFFLLPSAESVTYNVQSYGAKSDGRSDSTNSFLSAWAAACASVAPATIYVPPGRFLVGGASFWGQNCKNNAITIRIDGTLVAPSDYNVLGHSGNWLKFERVNGLSIYGGTLDGQGTGLWACKNSGKHCPQGATSLGFYNSNKVLVSGLSSLNSQFFHIILDGCQNTRVEGVKISAPENSPNTDGIHVQSSSGITITNSHIGTGDDCISLGPGCSNMWVENINCGPGHGISIGSLGSSVQEPGVKNVTVKTVTFSGTDNGLRIKTWAKPSNGFVAGVLFQHAVMINVQNPIIIDQNYCPSGGKCPGQASGVRISDVTYQDVHGTSATEVAVNFDCSKNNPCSRITLEDVKLSYKDQPAMASCINAGGSSSGLVEPKACL, encoded by the exons ATGAGATTTCTCGCTATCccatttctcttccttttcttcctcttgccaTCAGCTGAGAGTGTAACGTACAATGTGCAGAGTTACGGGGCGAAATCTGACGGAAGAAGTGATTCCACGAATTCTTTTCTGAGTGCATGGGCTGCAGCTTGTGCCTCAGTTGCGCCTGCAACAATCTATGTTCCACCGGGAAGATTTTTGGTTGGTGGAGCCTcattttggggccaaaattgCAAGAATAATGCTATAACCATTCGCATTGATGGAACCCTTGTTGCTCCATCTGATTATAATGTTCTTGGACATTCCGGTAACTGGCTCAAGTTTGAAAGAGTTAATGGACTTTCGATTTACGGTGGAACCCTTGATGGCCAAGGGACTGGTCTCTGGGCTTGCAAAAACTCCGGCAAGCATTGTCCTCAGGGAGCAACG TCATTGGGATTCTACAATTCAAACAAAGTCTTGGTCAGTGGGCTAAGTTCATTAAACAGTCAATTTTTCCATATCATCCTCGATGGCTGCCAAAACACTAGGGTAGAAGGAGTAAAGATTTCAGCTCCAGAAAACAGCCCAAACACTGATGGAATTCATGTCCAATCATCTTCTGGCATTACAATTACTAACTCTCACATTGGCACTGGTGatgattgcatatcattagGCCCCGGATGCTCCAACATGTGGGTTGAGAATATCAACTGTGGTCCTGGCCATGGAATAAG TATTGGTAGCCTGGGAAGCAGTGTGCAAGAACCAGGAGTTAAAAATGTGACAGTTAAAACTGTTACATTTTCGGGCACAGATAATGGTCTGAGGATAAAAACATGGGCAAAGCCTAGCAATGGATTTGTTGCCGGAGTTCTGTTTCAGCATGCAGTAATGATTAATGTCCAAAACCCAATCATAATCGACCAAAATTACTGCCCCAGTGGCGGCAAGTGTCCCGGTCAG GCCTCAGGCGTGAGGATTAGTGATGTGACATACCAAGATGTACATGGAACATCAGCAACTGAAGTTGCTGTAAATTTTGACTGCAGTAAAAACAATCCATGCAGCCGCATAACTCTGGAAGATGTCAAACTTTCCTACAAGGATCAACCAGCTATGGCTTCATGTATCAATGCAGGCGGATCTTCATCTGGTTTAGTTGAGCCCAAAGCCTGTTTGTAG
- the LOC140038322 gene encoding polygalacturonase-like isoform X2, translating into MQSYGAKSDGRSDSTNSFLSAWAAACASVAPATIYVPPGRFLVGGASFWGQNCKNNAITIRIDGTLVAPSDYNVLGHSGNWLKFERVNGLSIYGGTLDGQGTGLWACKNSGKHCPQGATSLGFYNSNKVLVSGLSSLNSQFFHIILDGCQNTRVEGVKISAPENSPNTDGIHVQSSSGITITNSHIGTGDDCISLGPGCSNMWVENINCGPGHGISIGSLGSSVQEPGVKNVTVKTVTFSGTDNGLRIKTWAKPSNGFVAGVLFQHAVMINVQNPIIIDQNYCPSGGKCPGQASGVRISDVTYQDVHGTSATEVAVNFDCSKNNPCSRITLEDVKLSYKDQPAMASCINAGGSSSGLVEPKACL; encoded by the exons AGTTACGGGGCGAAATCTGACGGAAGAAGTGATTCCACGAATTCTTTTCTGAGTGCATGGGCTGCAGCTTGTGCCTCAGTTGCGCCTGCAACAATCTATGTTCCACCGGGAAGATTTTTGGTTGGTGGAGCCTcattttggggccaaaattgCAAGAATAATGCTATAACCATTCGCATTGATGGAACCCTTGTTGCTCCATCTGATTATAATGTTCTTGGACATTCCGGTAACTGGCTCAAGTTTGAAAGAGTTAATGGACTTTCGATTTACGGTGGAACCCTTGATGGCCAAGGGACTGGTCTCTGGGCTTGCAAAAACTCCGGCAAGCATTGTCCTCAGGGAGCAACG TCATTGGGATTCTACAATTCAAACAAAGTCTTGGTCAGTGGGCTAAGTTCATTAAACAGTCAATTTTTCCATATCATCCTCGATGGCTGCCAAAACACTAGGGTAGAAGGAGTAAAGATTTCAGCTCCAGAAAACAGCCCAAACACTGATGGAATTCATGTCCAATCATCTTCTGGCATTACAATTACTAACTCTCACATTGGCACTGGTGatgattgcatatcattagGCCCCGGATGCTCCAACATGTGGGTTGAGAATATCAACTGTGGTCCTGGCCATGGAATAAG TATTGGTAGCCTGGGAAGCAGTGTGCAAGAACCAGGAGTTAAAAATGTGACAGTTAAAACTGTTACATTTTCGGGCACAGATAATGGTCTGAGGATAAAAACATGGGCAAAGCCTAGCAATGGATTTGTTGCCGGAGTTCTGTTTCAGCATGCAGTAATGATTAATGTCCAAAACCCAATCATAATCGACCAAAATTACTGCCCCAGTGGCGGCAAGTGTCCCGGTCAG GCCTCAGGCGTGAGGATTAGTGATGTGACATACCAAGATGTACATGGAACATCAGCAACTGAAGTTGCTGTAAATTTTGACTGCAGTAAAAACAATCCATGCAGCCGCATAACTCTGGAAGATGTCAAACTTTCCTACAAGGATCAACCAGCTATGGCTTCATGTATCAATGCAGGCGGATCTTCATCTGGTTTAGTTGAGCCCAAAGCCTGTTTGTAG
- the LOC113733771 gene encoding polygalacturonase-like: MAYPRKLFSLALPFLFFFLSSASTITYNVRKFGAKPDGKADSTKAFLSAWAAACASVKSATIYVPRGRYLLGAASFGGNKCKNNAIKISIDGTLVAPSNYRTIGYSGNWLKFERVDGVTISGGTLDGQGISLWNCKASKSNCPGGATTLAFYNSNNIVISKLTSLNSQMFHVLLYGCQNAKLQGMKISASATSPNTDGIHISGSSGVTILGSNIATGDDCISIGPGASNLWIENVSCGPGHGISIGSLGWDMQEPGVQNLTVKTVTFRDTQNGLRIKTWARPSNGFVKRVLFQNAVMLNVRYPIIIDQSYCPSKNNCPYQGSGVKISDVTYQQIHGTSSSQVAIAIGCSKDSPCSGIRLQEVNLRYMNQPAQVSCSNVAGTSTGFVQPKGCL; the protein is encoded by the exons ATGGCTTATCCAAGAAAACTGTTTTCACTCGCATTGCCctttttgttcttcttcttatcATCAGCCTCCACGATCACATATAATGTGCGAAAGTTTGGAGCCAAACCTGATGGAAAGGCCGATTCGACAAAGGCCTTTCTCAGTGCATGGGCAGCAGCTTGTGCTTCAGTAAAGTCTGCAACAATTTATGTACCGCGGGGAAGATACTTGCTCGGGGCTGCATCATTCGGGggaaataaatgcaagaataATGCGATTAAAATAAGTATAGATGGTACTCTTGTAGCTCCCTCGAATTATCGTACTATTGGCTATTCTGGCAACTGGCTCAAGTTTGAAAGAGTCGATGGAGTGACAATTTCTGGCGGAACTTTAGATGGACAAGGCATTAGTCTTTGGAACTGCAAAGCCTCCAAGAGTAACTGTCCTGGTGGTGCAACG ACATTGGCATTCTACAATTCAAATAACATTGTCATCAGCAAATTAACGTCACTGAACAGCCAAATGTTCCATGTTTTGCTTTACGGCTGTCAAAATGCTAAGCTACAAGGGATGAAGATCTCAGCCTCAGCCACTAGTCCAAATACTGATGGCATTCATATTTCAGGGTCCTCAGGTGTTACCATATTGGGCTCTAACATAGCTACAGGGGACGATTGCATTTCAATTGGCCCCGGCGCCTCCAATTTGTGGATCGAGAATGTTTCTTGTGGTCCTGGCCATGGAATAag CATTGGGAGTCTAGGATGGGATATGCAAGAACCTGGAGTACAAAATCTGACTGTTAAAACCGTTACTTTCAGAGACACACAAAATGGCTTGAGGATAAAGACTTGGGCAAGGCCTAGCAATGGATTTGTTAAGAGGGTCCTTTTCCAAAATGCAGTAATGCTGAATGTGAGATACCCTATTATCATCGACCAAAGTTATTGTCCAAGCAAAAATAATTGTCCATATCAG GGTTCTGGTGTAAAGATTAGTGATGTGACTTATCAGCAAATTCATGGAACATCATCATCACAAGTAGCCATAGCAATTGGTTGCAGCAAGGACTCCCCCTGCAGTGGCATAAGATTGCAAGAAGTCAACCTCAGATACATGAATCAACCAGCTCAGGTATCATGCTCCAATGTTGCTGGAACATCTACAGGCTTTGTTCAACCAAAAGGCTGCTTATGA
- the LOC140038754 gene encoding polygalacturonase-like yields MEKPISLFTLTLLFLLFNQSLAIPGTYNILDLGAKPDGKTDSSKSLLSAWAAACGSPEPATIFVPKGRYLVKQAQFLGPCRNRAISFRIDGTLVAPSDYKLIGNADFWLQFQWVDGVFIRGGILDGQGTDLWGCKASGRKCPSGAATLGFTNSNNIAIAGLTSLNSQLFHLVLNGCNTVKLQGVKVLAAGNSPNTDGIHVQYSSGVTILNSKISTGDDCVSIGPGTTSLWIENVLCGPGHGISIGSLGKDFEEEGVQNVTVKNVTFKNTQNGVRIKSWGRPSKGFVKDVLFQHVTMINVQNPILIDQNYCPDNINCPGQVSGIKINDVTYQDIHGTSATAIAVRFDCSKKNPCIGIRLEDVKLTYKNQPAKSSCANAAGTTLGLLGPDSCL; encoded by the exons ATGGAGAAACCCATTAGTCTTTTTACTCTTACACTTCTCTTCTTGTTGTTCAATCAATCATTGGCCATTCCTGGCACATACAACATCTTAGACTTGGGAGCAAAACCTGATGGGAAAACTGATTCATCCAAGTCGTTATTAAGTGCATGGGCTGCAGCTTGTGGCTCTCCCGAACCGGCCACAATTTTTGTACCAAAAGGAAGGTATTTGGTGAAGCAAGCACAATTTCTGGGACCATGCAGGAATAGAGCTATAAGCTTTAGAATAGATGGTACCCTCGTGGCTCCTTCAGATTACAAACTCATTGGAAATGCTGATTTCTGGCTTCAGTTTCAATGGGTCGATGGAGTTTTCATTCGCGGTGGCATTCTTGATGGCCAGGGTACTGATCTCTGGGGTTGCAAAGCCTCCGGCAGGAAGTGTCCAAGCGGCGCAGCG ACATTGGGATTTACCAACTCAAACAACATTGCAATTGCCGGCCTTACTTCTCTCAATAGCCAATTATTCCACTTGGTGCTCAACGGCTGCAACACCGTGAAACTGCAAGGAGTAAAGGTTTTGGCGGCTGGAAACAGCCCCAACACGGACGGGATTCATGTGCAATATTCATCAGGAGTCACAATCTTGAATTCCAAGATCAGTACTGGAGATGACTGCGTTTCAATTGGCCCTGGCACTACTAGTTTGTGGATTGAAAATGTTCTTTGTGGCCCTGGCCATGGTATCAG CATTGGGAGTCTTGGAAAGGATTTTGAAGAAGAGGGAGTACAGAATGTGACTGTAAAAAATGTTACATTCAAGAATACACAGAATGGTGTAAGGATTAAATCATGGGGTAGGCCAAGCAAAGGTTTTGTCAAGGATGTTTTGTTCCAGCATGTCACCATGATCAATGTCCAAAACCCCATCCTTATTGATCAGAACTATTGCCCAGATAACATCAACTGTCCTGGCCAG GTGTCAGGCATTAAAATAAATGATGTTACGTATCAAGACATCCACGGAACATCAGCAACAGCAATTGCAGTCAGATTTGATTGTAGTAAGAAGAATCCATGCATCGGAATAAGATTGGAAGATGTGAAGTTGACATACAAAAATCAACCAGCCAAATCATCTTGTGCCAATGCTGCTGGAACTACACTTGGTCTGCTTGGCCCTGATAGCTGTTTGtag